One genomic region from Streptomyces sp. Li-HN-5-11 encodes:
- a CDS encoding 2-oxoacid:ferredoxin oxidoreductase subunit beta — MAETSTQGTGTVEALSLVPKAEARQSMKDFKSDQEVRWCPGCGDYAILAAVQGFMPELGLAKENIVFVSGIGCSSRFPYYMNTYGMHSIHGRAPAIATGLATSRRDLSVWVVTGDGDALSIGGNHLIHALRRNVNLKILLFNNRIYGLTKGQYSPTSEVGKITKSTPMGSLDAPFNPVSLAIGAEASFVARTIDSDRKHLTSVLRAAAAHPGTALIEIYQNCNIFNDGAFDALKDQQQAQEALIRLEHGQPIRFGPDGTRGVVRDPHTADLNVVDVTDGNEADLLVHDAHATSPTTAFALSRLADPDTLHHTPIGVFRSVDRPVYDTAMADQLDTAVEQRGKGDLAALLAGGDTWTVVG; from the coding sequence ATGGCTGAGACGTCCACGCAAGGCACGGGCACCGTCGAGGCACTTTCCCTCGTGCCGAAGGCGGAGGCCCGGCAGTCCATGAAGGACTTCAAGTCCGACCAGGAAGTGCGCTGGTGCCCCGGCTGCGGCGACTACGCCATCCTCGCCGCCGTCCAGGGCTTCATGCCCGAACTCGGCCTGGCCAAGGAGAACATCGTCTTCGTCTCCGGCATCGGCTGCTCCTCCCGCTTCCCGTACTACATGAACACCTACGGGATGCACTCCATCCACGGCCGCGCCCCCGCCATCGCCACCGGCCTCGCCACCTCCCGCCGCGACCTGAGCGTGTGGGTCGTCACCGGCGACGGCGACGCCCTCTCCATCGGCGGCAACCACCTCATCCACGCCCTGCGCCGCAACGTCAACCTCAAGATCCTGCTGTTCAACAACCGCATCTACGGCCTCACCAAGGGCCAGTACTCCCCCACCTCCGAGGTCGGCAAGATCACCAAGTCGACGCCGATGGGCTCACTCGACGCCCCCTTCAACCCCGTGTCGCTGGCGATCGGCGCGGAGGCCTCCTTCGTCGCCCGCACCATCGACTCCGACCGCAAACACCTCACCTCGGTACTGCGCGCCGCGGCCGCCCACCCCGGCACCGCACTGATCGAGATCTACCAGAACTGCAACATCTTCAACGACGGCGCCTTCGACGCCCTCAAGGACCAGCAACAGGCCCAGGAGGCACTCATCCGCCTCGAACACGGACAGCCCATCCGCTTCGGCCCCGACGGCACACGAGGCGTCGTCCGCGACCCCCACACCGCAGACCTCAACGTCGTCGACGTCACCGACGGCAACGAGGCCGACCTCCTCGTCCACGACGCGCACGCCACGTCCCCCACCACGGCCTTCGCCCTGTCCCGCCTCGCCGACCCCGACACCCTGCACCACACCCCCATCGGCGTCTTCCGCTCCGTCGACCGCCCCGTCTACGACACCGCCATGGCCGACCAGCTCGACACCGCCGTCGAACAACGCGGCAAGGGCGACCTCGCCGCACTGCTGGCCGGCGGGGACACCTGGACGGTCGTCGGCTGA
- a CDS encoding helix-turn-helix domain-containing protein, which yields MSVSAVGAAKPASVDTDPALCPYRLVLEHVTSRWGVLVLIELLDRPYRFSELRRAIGRVGRISEKMLTQTLQTLERDGLVHRDAKPVIPPRVDYSLTDLGREAAEQVRALAQWTQQRLGDVEKARRTYDEARARQARAS from the coding sequence ATGTCAGTAAGTGCAGTGGGTGCGGCGAAGCCCGCGAGTGTCGACACCGATCCGGCCCTGTGCCCGTACCGGCTGGTCCTGGAGCACGTCACCAGCCGTTGGGGCGTGCTGGTCCTGATCGAGCTGTTGGACCGTCCCTACCGGTTCAGCGAGCTGCGCAGGGCCATCGGCCGGGTCGGCCGCATCAGCGAGAAGATGCTCACCCAGACCCTCCAGACGCTCGAGCGCGACGGTCTGGTCCACCGCGACGCCAAGCCCGTCATCCCACCGCGCGTCGACTACTCCCTCACCGACCTCGGCCGCGAGGCCGCCGAGCAGGTGCGGGCGCTGGCGCAGTGGACGCAACAGCGCCTCGGCGACGTGGAGAAGGCCCGCCGGACATACGACGAGGCCCGGGCGCGTCAGGCCCGGGCCTCCTGA